In one Methylobacterium sp. SyP6R genomic region, the following are encoded:
- the gatB gene encoding Asp-tRNA(Asn)/Glu-tRNA(Gln) amidotransferase subunit GatB, translated as MNAPVNPKKLIKGALGDWEVVIGMEIHAQVTSRSKLFSGAPTAFGAEPNDNVSLVDAAMPGMLPVINRECVAQAVRTGLGLKAQINHRSVFDRKNYFYPDLPQGYQISQYKSPIVGEGEVLVDLPDGESITVGIERLHLEQDAGKSLHDQSPTMSFVDLNRSGVALMEIVSKPDLRSSEEAKAYVTKLRTILRYLGTCDGDMEKGSLRADVNVSVRKVGDPFGTRCEIKNVNSIRFIGQAIEVEARRQIAIIEDGGTIDQETRLFDPTKGETRSMRSKEEAHDYRYFPDPDLLPLEFDQAFVDRLAAGLPELPDAKKARFIEAYGLSPYDATVLVAERASADYFEAVAKGRDGKIAANWVINELFGRLNKEGKSIEDSPVSAAQLGAIVDLIGDNTISGKIAKDVFEIVWSEGGEPRQIVESRGLRQVTDTGAIEAAIDQIIAANPDKVEQAKAKPTLLGWFVGQTMKATGGKANPAAVNALLKAKLGIE; from the coding sequence ATGAACGCTCCCGTGAACCCCAAGAAGCTGATCAAGGGCGCGCTGGGCGACTGGGAGGTGGTGATCGGCATGGAGATCCATGCCCAGGTCACCAGCCGCTCGAAGCTGTTTTCCGGCGCGCCGACCGCCTTCGGGGCCGAGCCGAACGACAACGTCTCGCTGGTCGACGCCGCGATGCCCGGCATGCTGCCGGTGATCAACCGCGAATGCGTCGCGCAAGCCGTGCGCACCGGCCTCGGCCTCAAGGCGCAGATCAACCACCGCTCGGTGTTCGACCGGAAGAACTACTTCTACCCGGACCTGCCCCAGGGCTACCAGATCAGCCAGTACAAGAGCCCGATCGTCGGCGAGGGCGAGGTGCTGGTCGATCTCCCCGACGGCGAGAGCATCACGGTCGGGATCGAGCGCCTGCACCTCGAGCAGGATGCCGGCAAGTCGCTGCACGACCAGTCCCCGACGATGAGCTTCGTCGACCTCAACCGGTCGGGCGTGGCGCTGATGGAGATCGTCTCGAAGCCGGACCTGCGCTCCTCGGAGGAGGCCAAGGCCTACGTGACGAAGCTGCGCACCATCCTGCGCTACCTCGGCACCTGCGACGGCGACATGGAGAAGGGCTCCTTACGCGCCGACGTGAACGTGTCGGTGCGCAAGGTCGGCGACCCCTTCGGCACCCGCTGCGAGATCAAGAACGTCAACTCGATCCGCTTCATCGGCCAGGCGATCGAGGTCGAGGCGCGGCGCCAGATCGCCATCATCGAGGATGGCGGCACGATCGATCAGGAGACCCGCCTGTTCGACCCGACCAAGGGCGAGACACGCTCGATGCGCTCGAAGGAAGAGGCGCACGATTACCGCTACTTCCCCGATCCGGACCTGCTGCCGCTCGAATTCGACCAGGCCTTCGTCGATCGCCTGGCCGCCGGCCTGCCGGAACTGCCCGACGCCAAGAAGGCCCGCTTCATCGAGGCTTACGGCCTGTCGCCCTATGACGCGACGGTGCTGGTGGCCGAGCGCGCCTCCGCCGACTATTTCGAGGCGGTGGCCAAGGGCCGCGACGGCAAGATCGCGGCGAACTGGGTCATCAACGAGCTGTTCGGCCGCCTGAACAAGGAGGGCAAGAGCATCGAGGACAGCCCGGTCTCGGCGGCTCAGCTCGGCGCGATCGTCGATCTGATCGGCGACAACACCATCTCGGGCAAGATCGCCAAGGACGTGTTCGAGATCGTCTGGAGCGAAGGCGGCGAGCCGCGCCAGATCGTCGAGAGCCGGGGCTTGCGCCAGGTCACCGATACCGGGGCGATCGAGGCGGCGATCGACCAGATCATCGCGGCCAACCCCGACAAGGTCGAGCAGGCCAAGGCCAAGCCCACCCTGCTCGGCTGGTTCGTCGGCCAGACCATGAAGGCGACCGGCGGCAAGGCCAACCCGGCGGCGGTGAACGCGCTGCTCAAGGCGAAGCTCGGCATCGAGTAG
- a CDS encoding tellurite resistance TerB family protein, with translation MSLVQAAFGRFKQTVTAYAGDAPLMKAAVSACANVIVADGEVAGAEFEAALKGMLADPILEKGYDSLMLEEELYDAIGRARTRAGRMQNIHFIEALAERPAEQRQSVFLIAADVADFEGISPSEHRALTEVASALGLDRDALLS, from the coding sequence ATGAGCCTCGTCCAGGCGGCCTTCGGCCGGTTCAAGCAGACGGTGACCGCCTATGCGGGTGACGCTCCGCTGATGAAGGCCGCGGTGTCGGCCTGTGCCAACGTGATCGTGGCCGATGGCGAGGTCGCCGGAGCGGAGTTCGAGGCGGCGCTGAAGGGCATGCTCGCCGATCCGATCCTCGAGAAGGGCTATGACAGCCTGATGCTGGAGGAAGAGCTCTACGACGCGATCGGCCGCGCCCGTACCCGCGCCGGGCGGATGCAGAACATCCACTTCATCGAAGCCCTGGCCGAGCGCCCGGCGGAGCAGCGCCAGAGCGTCTTCCTGATCGCCGCCGACGTCGCGGATTTCGAGGGCATCAGCCCCTCCGAGCACCGGGCCCTGACCGAGGTGGCCTCGGCGCTCGGGCTCGACCGGGACGCGTTACTCTCCTGA
- a CDS encoding AMP-binding protein, with protein sequence MGKGSSAMEPNTPPRPWLAAYPAGVPAEIDVNGLGTLVELIESCAQRFADRPAISCFGASLTYAALRREGGAVAAWLQAHGIGKGDRVAIMMPNVPAFPIALVGVLLAGATVVNVNPLYTPRELTHQLRDAGARALFVLENFCHTVAEALPDLPGLERVVVAGAGDGLGLKGSLITLAARHLKKAVPAFSLPAARRTHFKAALAAGRKATFRPVAVGSDDLAFLQYTGGTTGVSKGAMLTHRNVAANVEQSRVWFRMRDDEGPGRVMVTALPLYHIFALTCCFFFMMRLGACCLLVPNPRDIGGFVTLLRKSRFTNLSGVNTLFNALLNHPDLAKVDWSRLEYSIAGGMAMQGPVAKRWKAATGKTVIEGYGLSETSPVVSINPPDLHDWSGTIGYPVSSTEVCIRNDAGTTLPMGQPGELCVRGPQVMAGYWGRPDETARAMTPDGFFRTGDIAVIEPDGQVRIVDRMKDMILVSGFNVYPNEVEDVLAAHPGVLEVAVVGEPAAETGESVVAHVVRRDPDLTAEALRAYAREGLTAYKVPRRIVFRDSLPKTNVGKVLRRALRDGEAVG encoded by the coding sequence ATGGGCAAGGGGTCGAGCGCGATGGAACCGAACACCCCGCCGCGGCCCTGGCTCGCCGCCTACCCGGCCGGCGTCCCGGCGGAGATCGACGTGAACGGCCTCGGCACGCTGGTCGAGCTGATCGAATCGTGTGCGCAACGCTTCGCCGACCGGCCGGCGATCAGCTGTTTCGGGGCCTCGCTGACCTATGCGGCCCTGCGGCGCGAGGGCGGGGCGGTGGCGGCCTGGCTCCAGGCGCACGGCATCGGCAAGGGCGACCGGGTCGCCATCATGATGCCGAACGTGCCGGCCTTTCCCATCGCGCTCGTCGGGGTGCTGCTCGCCGGCGCCACGGTGGTCAACGTCAACCCGCTCTACACCCCCCGCGAACTCACCCACCAGCTGCGCGATGCCGGCGCCCGGGCGCTCTTCGTGCTGGAGAACTTTTGCCACACCGTCGCCGAGGCGCTGCCCGACCTGCCCGGTCTCGAACGGGTGGTGGTGGCCGGCGCCGGCGACGGGCTCGGGCTCAAGGGCTCGCTGATCACGCTCGCGGCGCGCCACCTGAAGAAGGCGGTGCCGGCCTTCAGCCTGCCGGCCGCACGCCGCACGCACTTCAAGGCGGCGCTCGCCGCGGGGCGCAAGGCGACGTTCCGGCCGGTCGCGGTCGGTTCCGACGACCTCGCCTTCCTGCAATATACCGGCGGCACCACCGGCGTGTCGAAGGGGGCGATGCTGACCCATCGCAACGTCGCCGCCAATGTCGAGCAGAGCCGGGTGTGGTTCCGCATGCGCGACGACGAGGGGCCCGGCCGGGTGATGGTGACGGCCCTGCCGCTCTACCACATCTTCGCGCTGACCTGCTGCTTCTTCTTCATGATGCGGCTCGGGGCCTGCTGCCTGCTGGTGCCGAACCCGCGCGACATCGGCGGCTTCGTGACGTTGCTGCGCAAGAGCCGGTTCACCAACCTGTCGGGCGTCAACACCCTGTTCAACGCGCTCCTCAACCATCCCGACCTTGCCAAGGTCGACTGGTCGCGGCTCGAATATTCCATCGCCGGTGGGATGGCGATGCAGGGACCCGTCGCAAAGCGCTGGAAGGCGGCGACCGGCAAGACGGTGATCGAGGGCTACGGCCTGTCGGAGACCTCGCCGGTGGTCTCGATCAACCCGCCGGACCTGCACGACTGGTCGGGCACCATCGGCTACCCGGTCTCCTCGACCGAGGTCTGCATCCGCAACGACGCCGGCACGACCCTGCCGATGGGCCAGCCCGGCGAGCTCTGCGTCCGCGGCCCGCAGGTGATGGCCGGCTACTGGGGCCGGCCCGACGAGACCGCCCGGGCGATGACCCCGGACGGCTTCTTCCGCACCGGCGACATCGCGGTGATCGAGCCCGACGGCCAGGTCCGCATCGTCGACCGGATGAAGGACATGATCCTGGTCTCCGGCTTCAACGTCTATCCGAACGAGGTCGAGGACGTGCTCGCCGCCCATCCGGGCGTGCTCGAAGTGGCGGTGGTGGGCGAGCCCGCGGCGGAGACCGGCGAGAGCGTCGTCGCCCACGTGGTCCGGCGCGACCCCGACCTGACGGCGGAGGCGCTTCGCGCCTATGCCCGGGAAGGCCTCACGGCCTACAAGGTGCCGCGCCGCATCGTCTTCCGCGACAGCCTGCCGAAGACCAATGTCGGCAAGGTGCTGCGGCGGGCCTTGCGGGACGGGGAGGCGGTGGGGTGA
- a CDS encoding metal-dependent hydrolase: MRITWFGHSTFRLDFGSAHVLIDPFFSGNPAFEGDRQAATAGATHILITHGHGDHVGDTVEIAAETGAKVVTNYDLCMWLSSKGVTKLEPMNTGGTVDVGGFRVSLVRADHSAGMSEAGVTVPLGLPNGVIVRAEGEPTVYHMGDTDIFGDMALIQEIYRPDVLMVPIGDRFTMGAETAALAVKRFFKPKAVIPCHYGSFPIVDQSAERFVSALDGSGVQVIVPHKGTAVTV, encoded by the coding sequence ATGCGCATCACCTGGTTCGGCCATTCCACCTTCCGCCTCGATTTCGGGTCCGCTCACGTGTTGATCGATCCGTTCTTCAGCGGCAACCCGGCCTTCGAGGGCGACCGCCAGGCGGCGACCGCGGGCGCGACCCATATCCTCATCACCCACGGCCACGGCGACCATGTCGGCGACACGGTCGAGATCGCCGCCGAGACCGGCGCCAAGGTCGTCACCAACTACGACCTGTGCATGTGGCTGTCCTCGAAGGGCGTGACGAAACTGGAGCCGATGAATACCGGCGGCACGGTCGATGTCGGGGGGTTCCGGGTCAGCCTGGTGCGGGCCGACCACTCGGCCGGCATGAGCGAGGCCGGGGTGACGGTGCCGCTGGGACTGCCGAACGGCGTGATCGTGCGCGCCGAGGGCGAGCCGACGGTCTACCACATGGGCGACACCGACATCTTCGGCGACATGGCGCTGATCCAGGAGATCTACCGGCCCGACGTGCTGATGGTGCCGATCGGCGACCGCTTCACCATGGGGGCGGAGACCGCGGCGCTGGCGGTCAAGCGCTTCTTCAAGCCGAAGGCCGTGATTCCCTGCCACTACGGCTCCTTCCCGATCGTCGACCAGAGCGCGGAGCGCTTCGTGTCCGCGCTCGACGGCAGCGGCGTGCAGGTGATCGTGCCGCACAAGGGCACCGCCGTCACGGTGTAG
- a CDS encoding leucyl aminopeptidase has protein sequence MADGISIEIESLAASGASLKPGGDLVLFVGEDLALSPRAAEIAGPGAAELVARAAGVERFKGKASSAMVLTAPAGLSAERLVVIGTGSDEAAARDWASLGGYTAGKLGSRSATLVLEWPGTAPGTDEVAAFSTGARLRAYKFDRYKSKKSPDGEETGGNGRLTLLVPENAGLKKAMRGAEGLAEGVILARELVNEPPNVLDPEEFARRASALEKLGVEIEILDEKDMKKLGMRALLAVAQGSAKEARVVIMRWNGGEDASEAPVAFIGKGVTFDSGGVSIKGSGGMEDMKGDMAGAACVVGLMHALASRKAKVNALGAIGLVENMPDGKAQRPGDIVTSMSGQTIEIINTDAEGRLVLADVLWHVQQTYKPRFMIDLATLTGAILVALGQEFAGMFSNNDELAQRLSAAGEATGEKVWRMPLAPGFDKLIESKFADMKNTGGRHGGSATAAQFLKRYVNDVPWIHLDIAGVGMGSPATETNRSWGSGWGVRLLDRLVRDHYEA, from the coding sequence ATGGCGGACGGCATCAGCATCGAGATCGAATCCCTCGCCGCGTCCGGGGCGTCGCTCAAGCCCGGCGGCGACCTCGTGCTGTTCGTGGGCGAGGACCTCGCGCTGTCGCCGCGGGCGGCCGAGATCGCCGGGCCCGGCGCGGCCGAGCTGGTGGCACGGGCGGCCGGCGTCGAGCGGTTCAAGGGCAAGGCGTCGAGCGCGATGGTGCTCACCGCCCCGGCCGGCCTGTCGGCCGAGCGGCTGGTGGTGATCGGCACCGGCTCCGACGAGGCGGCCGCGCGCGACTGGGCGAGCCTGGGCGGCTACACCGCCGGCAAGCTCGGCAGCCGCTCGGCCACCCTGGTGCTCGAATGGCCCGGCACCGCGCCCGGCACCGACGAGGTCGCGGCCTTCTCGACGGGGGCGCGGCTACGCGCCTACAAGTTCGACCGCTACAAGAGCAAGAAGTCGCCCGACGGCGAGGAGACGGGCGGCAACGGTCGCCTGACCCTGCTGGTGCCGGAGAATGCCGGGCTGAAGAAGGCCATGCGCGGCGCCGAGGGGCTGGCCGAGGGCGTGATCCTCGCCCGCGAACTCGTCAACGAGCCGCCGAACGTCCTCGACCCGGAGGAGTTCGCCCGGCGGGCCTCCGCCCTGGAGAAGCTCGGCGTCGAGATCGAGATCCTCGACGAGAAGGACATGAAGAAGCTCGGCATGCGGGCGCTCCTCGCCGTCGCGCAGGGCTCGGCCAAGGAGGCCCGGGTCGTCATCATGCGCTGGAACGGCGGCGAGGACGCCTCCGAGGCGCCGGTGGCCTTCATCGGCAAGGGCGTGACCTTCGATTCCGGCGGCGTCTCCATCAAGGGGAGCGGCGGCATGGAGGACATGAAGGGCGACATGGCGGGCGCGGCTTGCGTCGTCGGCCTGATGCACGCGCTCGCCAGCCGCAAGGCCAAGGTCAACGCGCTCGGCGCCATCGGTCTCGTCGAGAACATGCCCGACGGCAAGGCCCAGCGCCCCGGCGACATCGTCACCTCGATGTCGGGCCAGACGATCGAGATCATCAACACCGACGCGGAAGGCCGCCTGGTGCTCGCCGACGTGCTCTGGCACGTCCAGCAGACCTACAAGCCCCGGTTCATGATCGATCTCGCGACCCTGACGGGCGCGATCCTGGTGGCGCTCGGCCAGGAATTCGCCGGCATGTTCTCGAACAACGACGAGCTGGCGCAGCGCCTCTCGGCGGCGGGCGAGGCCACCGGCGAGAAGGTCTGGCGGATGCCGCTGGCGCCGGGCTTCGACAAGCTGATCGAGTCGAAATTCGCCGACATGAAGAACACCGGCGGCCGGCACGGCGGCTCGGCCACGGCGGCCCAGTTCCTCAAGCGCTACGTCAACGACGTGCCGTGGATCCACCTCGACATCGCCGGCGTCGGGATGGGCTCGCCGGCCACCGAGACCAACCGCTCCTGGGGCTCGGGCTGGGGCGTGCGCCTCCTCGACCGGCTCGTGCGCGACCACTACGAGGCGTGA
- the gatA gene encoding Asp-tRNA(Asn)/Glu-tRNA(Gln) amidotransferase subunit GatA, translating to MSTKPAELTDLTLAQARDGLRAKDFSARELTQAHLSAIEKARVLNAYLLETSDRALAMAEVADQKLAAGEARPLEGLPLGIKDLFCTHGVTTTAGSKILEGFQPHYESTVTHNLWRDGAVMLGKLNLDEFAMGSSNETSAYGPVISPWRRPGDETRLVPGGSSGGSAAAVAARLCLGATATDTGGSIRQPAAFTGTVGIKPTYGRCSRWGTVAFASSLDQAGPIARTVRDTAILLTSMSGHDDKDTTSVNLPVPDFEAAVNRGVKGLTIGIPKEYRVDGMPAEIERLWQQGADWLREAGAKVVEVSLPHTKYALPAYYIVAPAEASSNLARYDGVRYGLRVPARDIVGMYEGTRAAGFGREVKRRIMIGTYVLSAGYYDAYYVRAQQIRTLIKRDFEQVYASGVDAILTPTTPSAAFGFGEKAKADPVEMYLLDVFTVTVNMAGLPGLAVPAGLDAQGLPLGLQLIGRPFDEETLFAAGQVIEEAAGRIALPQAWWA from the coding sequence GTGAGCACCAAGCCGGCAGAGCTGACCGACCTCACCCTGGCGCAGGCCCGCGACGGGCTGCGGGCCAAGGATTTCTCCGCCCGGGAGCTGACGCAGGCCCATCTCTCGGCGATCGAGAAGGCGCGCGTGCTGAACGCCTACCTGCTCGAGACGTCCGACCGGGCGCTCGCCATGGCCGAGGTCGCCGACCAGAAGCTCGCCGCCGGCGAGGCCCGGCCGCTCGAGGGCCTGCCGCTCGGCATCAAGGACCTGTTCTGCACCCACGGGGTCACCACCACGGCGGGCTCGAAGATCCTCGAGGGCTTCCAGCCGCATTACGAATCCACCGTCACCCACAATCTGTGGCGTGACGGCGCGGTGATGCTCGGCAAGCTCAACCTCGACGAGTTCGCCATGGGCTCGTCGAACGAGACCAGCGCCTACGGCCCGGTGATCTCGCCCTGGCGCAGGCCCGGCGACGAGACCAGGCTGGTGCCCGGCGGCTCGTCGGGCGGCTCGGCCGCCGCGGTCGCGGCCCGCCTGTGCCTCGGCGCCACCGCCACCGATACCGGCGGCTCGATCCGCCAGCCGGCGGCCTTCACCGGCACGGTCGGGATCAAGCCCACTTACGGCCGCTGCTCGCGCTGGGGCACGGTCGCCTTCGCGTCGTCCCTCGACCAGGCCGGGCCGATCGCCCGCACGGTGCGCGACACCGCGATCCTGCTGACCTCGATGTCCGGCCACGACGACAAGGACACCACGTCCGTCAACCTGCCGGTGCCGGACTTCGAGGCGGCGGTGAACCGCGGCGTCAAGGGCCTGACCATCGGCATCCCGAAGGAGTACCGGGTCGACGGCATGCCGGCCGAGATCGAGCGGCTGTGGCAGCAGGGCGCCGACTGGCTGCGCGAGGCCGGCGCCAAGGTGGTCGAGGTCTCGCTGCCGCACACGAAGTACGCGCTGCCGGCCTACTACATCGTGGCGCCGGCCGAGGCGTCCTCGAACCTCGCCCGCTACGACGGCGTCCGCTACGGCCTGCGCGTTCCGGCGCGCGACATCGTCGGGATGTACGAGGGCACCCGCGCCGCCGGCTTCGGCCGCGAGGTCAAGCGCCGGATCATGATCGGCACCTACGTGCTCTCGGCCGGCTATTACGACGCCTATTACGTCCGGGCGCAGCAGATCCGCACGCTGATCAAGCGCGACTTCGAGCAGGTCTACGCCTCGGGCGTCGACGCGATCCTCACCCCCACCACCCCGTCGGCCGCCTTCGGCTTCGGCGAGAAGGCCAAGGCCGACCCGGTCGAGATGTACCTCCTCGACGTGTTCACCGTGACGGTGAACATGGCCGGTCTCCCGGGTCTCGCCGTTCCGGCGGGCCTCGACGCGCAGGGGCTGCCGCTCGGCCTCCAGCTGATCGGCCGGCCCTTCGACGAGGAGACGCTGTTTGCCGCCGGCCAGGTGATCGAGGAGGCGGCGGGCCGCATCGCCCTGCCGCAGGCGTGGTGGGCGTGA
- a CDS encoding oxidoreductase — protein MPDLFSPFTLKDVTLRNRIAMSPMTMHRSVDGAMGDYHVMLYGSRAAGGFGLVFPEQIAITPEGRTTSACAGIWDDRHVEGLARVTRIIREMGGVPAIQLGHTGRKGSEQKPWEGKLQLPPDHPDGWQLKAPSPISYGGRYTYPVEELTVEEIAGIHRAYADAARRALDAGFEWLEMHFAHGYLGASFFSPLANQRTDRYGGSLDNRLRFHLEALDAVRAVWPERLPLTMRLGSDDLHPDGVQFDEAVVAVAKMKEHGLDLADLSIGFNTDAMTDPPFARMSFMVERGTRVRREVGIPVGVSWNLGLPALADRVIRDELIDLVFLGRPALSNPHWPVWAARELAHPDPFSLVPEDWGWWLRNFRAHEACIGWPASAGPAPGERPDAA, from the coding sequence ATGCCTGACCTGTTCAGCCCCTTCACCCTGAAGGACGTCACGCTCCGCAACCGGATCGCGATGTCGCCGATGACCATGCATCGCTCGGTCGACGGGGCGATGGGCGACTACCACGTGATGCTCTACGGCTCGCGGGCGGCGGGCGGGTTCGGGCTCGTCTTCCCAGAACAGATCGCCATCACCCCGGAGGGGCGCACCACCAGCGCCTGCGCGGGCATCTGGGACGACCGTCACGTCGAGGGGCTCGCTCGGGTCACCCGCATCATCCGGGAGATGGGCGGGGTGCCGGCGATCCAGCTCGGCCATACCGGGCGCAAGGGCAGCGAGCAGAAACCCTGGGAGGGCAAGCTCCAGCTCCCGCCGGACCATCCCGACGGCTGGCAGCTCAAGGCCCCCTCCCCGATCTCCTATGGCGGCCGCTACACCTACCCGGTCGAGGAACTGACGGTCGAGGAGATCGCCGGCATCCACCGAGCCTACGCGGACGCGGCGCGCCGGGCGCTCGACGCCGGGTTCGAGTGGCTGGAGATGCATTTCGCCCACGGCTATCTCGGCGCCAGCTTCTTCTCTCCGCTCGCCAACCAGCGCACCGACCGCTACGGCGGGAGCCTCGACAACCGCTTGCGGTTCCACCTCGAAGCCCTCGACGCCGTGCGGGCGGTATGGCCCGAGCGCCTGCCCCTGACCATGCGGCTCGGCTCCGACGACCTCCACCCCGACGGCGTACAGTTCGACGAGGCTGTGGTGGCGGTCGCCAAGATGAAGGAGCACGGCCTCGACCTCGCCGACCTGTCGATCGGCTTCAATACCGACGCGATGACCGATCCGCCCTTCGCCCGGATGTCGTTCATGGTCGAGCGCGGCACGCGGGTGCGGCGCGAGGTCGGGATCCCGGTGGGCGTCAGCTGGAATCTCGGCCTGCCGGCTTTGGCCGACCGGGTGATCCGCGACGAGTTGATCGACCTCGTCTTCCTCGGCCGGCCCGCCCTGTCGAACCCGCACTGGCCGGTCTGGGCGGCGCGGGAACTCGCGCATCCCGACCCGTTCTCCCTGGTGCCGGAGGATTGGGGCTGGTGGCTGCGCAACTTCCGCGCCCATGAAGCCTGCATCGGCTGGCCTGCATCGGCTGGCCCGGCCCCGGGAGAGCGCCCCGACGCCGCCTGA
- the gatC gene encoding Asp-tRNA(Asn)/Glu-tRNA(Gln) amidotransferase subunit GatC: MSVDAKTVRRIAHLARIAVTDDEVAPLQDELNAILSFVEQLDAVDVSGVEPMTSVTPMAMKSREDVITDGGHAREIVFNAPLTEDNYFVVPKVVE, translated from the coding sequence ATGTCGGTCGACGCCAAGACGGTCCGGCGCATCGCGCATCTGGCGCGGATCGCGGTCACCGACGACGAGGTGGCGCCGCTCCAGGACGAGTTGAACGCCATCCTGTCCTTCGTCGAGCAGCTCGACGCGGTCGACGTGTCGGGTGTCGAGCCGATGACCTCGGTGACCCCGATGGCGATGAAGAGCCGCGAGGACGTGATCACCGATGGCGGCCACGCCCGCGAGATCGTGTTCAACGCGCCGCTGACCGAGGACAACTACTTCGTGGTGCCGAAGGTCGTCGAGTAA
- a CDS encoding DUF6481 family protein encodes MGKFKEAPLGDRLGSADAARRATLARFQARATDTDPTLAARRAARQAITAARTIRLAERETERAAQEAARLAREAEAEAEATRLREIAAAEETERAAEAERNAETLQAEQKAARDARYAARKARKRG; translated from the coding sequence ATGGGCAAGTTCAAGGAAGCGCCGCTCGGCGACCGGCTGGGTTCGGCCGATGCCGCCCGCCGGGCCACGCTCGCCCGGTTCCAGGCGCGGGCCACCGACACCGACCCGACCCTCGCGGCACGCCGCGCCGCACGGCAGGCGATCACCGCAGCGCGGACCATCCGTCTCGCCGAGCGCGAGACCGAACGGGCTGCGCAGGAGGCCGCGCGGCTCGCGCGGGAAGCCGAGGCGGAGGCCGAAGCCACCCGTCTGCGTGAGATCGCCGCCGCCGAGGAGACGGAGCGCGCCGCCGAGGCAGAGCGGAATGCCGAGACGCTGCAAGCCGAGCAGAAAGCCGCGCGCGACGCCCGCTACGCCGCCCGCAAGGCACGCAAGCGGGGCTGA
- a CDS encoding alpha-hydroxy acid oxidase, with the protein MDADERHTGRALAPRPSSALAKPPAPAIPAAPTRLTARLQRAYTIADLRAQAARRLPQAVFDFIDGGAEDERTLRDNVEAFDGWMLMPRVGVDVGTRDLSRSILGYRASLPIMMAPTGLAGFFWPDGEVAGARAAARAGIPYCLSTNSVASIEQVAEGAPEGERWFQLYFLRDRDWMQALLRRAAASRYRVLCLTVDLAVQGRRERDLRNAFTMPLKPRLSTALDLARRPAWLAGAARSRLGFGNFQMAGTGFTSVAQHVASLFDPSASWDDIARIRDLWRGPMALKGLLHPGDAETAVALGIEAVIVSNHGGRQLDDVPAAITALPDVAEAVAGRAEIILDGGVRRGTDVIKALALGATACSLGRPFLWGLSAGGTAGVSRAIEIFGSELDNAMTLLGTPTLDAITRDHVRMRRGGW; encoded by the coding sequence GTGGATGCAGACGAGCGCCACACGGGGCGAGCCCTCGCCCCACGGCCCTCCTCCGCCCTGGCGAAGCCGCCGGCCCCGGCGATCCCCGCCGCCCCGACCCGCCTGACCGCCCGGCTGCAGCGCGCTTACACGATCGCCGACCTGCGCGCCCAGGCGGCCCGGCGGCTGCCGCAGGCGGTGTTCGACTTCATCGACGGCGGCGCCGAGGACGAGCGCACCTTGCGCGACAACGTCGAGGCCTTCGACGGCTGGATGCTGATGCCGCGGGTCGGCGTCGATGTCGGCACCCGCGACCTGTCCCGGTCGATCCTCGGATATCGCGCGTCCCTGCCGATCATGATGGCGCCGACCGGGCTCGCCGGTTTCTTCTGGCCCGACGGCGAGGTGGCGGGCGCGCGGGCGGCGGCGCGCGCCGGCATCCCCTACTGCCTGTCGACCAATTCCGTCGCCTCGATCGAGCAGGTGGCGGAGGGCGCGCCCGAGGGCGAGCGCTGGTTCCAGCTCTACTTCCTGCGCGACCGGGACTGGATGCAGGCGCTCCTGCGCCGCGCCGCCGCGTCGCGCTACCGGGTGCTCTGCCTCACCGTCGACCTCGCGGTGCAGGGCCGGCGCGAGCGCGACCTGCGCAACGCCTTCACCATGCCGCTCAAGCCCCGCCTCTCCACCGCCCTCGATCTCGCCCGACGGCCGGCCTGGCTCGCCGGTGCCGCCCGGTCGCGGCTCGGCTTCGGCAACTTCCAGATGGCAGGGACCGGCTTCACCAGCGTGGCGCAGCACGTCGCCTCGCTGTTCGACCCCTCGGCCAGTTGGGACGACATCGCGCGCATCCGCGACCTTTGGCGCGGCCCGATGGCGCTGAAGGGCCTGCTGCATCCGGGCGACGCCGAGACGGCGGTGGCGCTCGGCATCGAGGCGGTGATCGTCTCCAACCATGGCGGCCGCCAGCTCGACGACGTGCCGGCGGCGATCACCGCCCTGCCGGACGTGGCCGAGGCGGTGGCGGGCCGAGCCGAGATCATCCTCGACGGCGGCGTGCGCCGCGGCACCGACGTGATCAAGGCACTGGCGCTCGGCGCCACCGCCTGCAGCCTGGGGCGGCCGTTCCTGTGGGGCCTCTCGGCCGGCGGGACCGCGGGCGTCTCCCGGGCGATCGAGATTTTCGGGAGTGAACTCGACAACGCGATGACGTTGCTGGGAACCCCGACGCTCGACGCCATCACACGGGACCATGTGCGGATGCGGCGGGGCGGGTGGTGA
- a CDS encoding cold-shock protein, with translation MTIGTVKWFNVQKGFGFIQPDDGGKDVFVHISAVERSGMQTLNEGQKISYEMETDRRSGKQSAGNLRAA, from the coding sequence ATGACTATCGGCACCGTGAAGTGGTTCAACGTCCAGAAGGGTTTCGGCTTCATCCAACCGGATGACGGCGGCAAGGACGTGTTCGTGCACATCTCTGCCGTCGAGCGGTCGGGCATGCAGACCCTCAACGAGGGCCAGAAGATCTCCTACGAGATGGAGACCGACCGGCGCAGCGGCAAGCAATCCGCCGGCAACCTGCGCGCCGCGTAA